One stretch of Actinomycetota bacterium DNA includes these proteins:
- the gcvPA gene encoding aminomethyl-transferring glycine dehydrogenase subunit GcvPA, giving the protein MPHTADDVAEMLARAGFADVAELFASIPQDLKLGRALDVPEPLAEPELAAHMADLASRSASGRDLLCFAGGGAYDHHVPAAVGALAGRAEFATSYTPYQPELSQGVLQAVFEFQSLVCELYGMDVANASLYDGANALVEGVNLAVRSTRREKVLVADSIHPHYRQVLKTYTSGLDLEIQELPHGPRGVVDPGSIDPQGAAAVVLGYPNFFGRLEDVAAVCERAHEAGALVVCVTDPTAMGVLRSPGEMGADVAVGEGQALGNLSSYGGPYVGLFATKLELVRQVPGRIAGQTLDADGRRAYVLTLQAREQHIRRAKATSNVCTNQTLMAIAAAVHLSWLGPQGLARLGEVCMRRTAAAAARLQEIPGCTVRFAGPHFKEIVLETPVVAGSLVRALAKRGVLAGPALGTWYPDLDRCLLVAVTEKRTAADIDALAEAVEKELAER; this is encoded by the coding sequence ATGCCACACACGGCCGACGACGTGGCCGAGATGCTGGCGCGCGCCGGGTTCGCCGACGTCGCCGAGCTGTTCGCGTCCATCCCACAGGACCTGAAGCTCGGCCGCGCCCTCGATGTGCCGGAGCCGCTGGCGGAACCAGAGCTCGCGGCTCATATGGCCGATCTCGCGAGCCGCTCCGCGAGCGGGCGCGACCTCCTGTGCTTCGCCGGTGGGGGAGCGTACGACCACCACGTTCCGGCGGCCGTCGGAGCCCTGGCGGGTAGGGCGGAGTTCGCCACCTCCTATACGCCCTATCAACCGGAGCTCTCGCAGGGCGTGCTCCAAGCTGTATTCGAGTTCCAGAGCCTCGTCTGCGAGCTCTATGGCATGGACGTCGCGAACGCCTCCCTCTACGACGGCGCGAACGCTTTGGTGGAGGGCGTGAACCTGGCGGTTCGGTCGACGCGCCGCGAGAAGGTGCTGGTCGCCGACTCCATCCATCCACACTACCGCCAGGTGCTCAAGACCTATACCTCAGGTTTAGATCTCGAGATCCAGGAGCTGCCGCACGGCCCCCGCGGCGTGGTCGATCCTGGCTCTATCGACCCGCAGGGGGCGGCCGCAGTCGTGCTGGGGTACCCGAACTTCTTCGGACGGCTGGAGGATGTGGCGGCGGTGTGCGAGCGCGCCCACGAGGCCGGGGCCCTGGTCGTCTGCGTCACCGATCCCACCGCCATGGGCGTGCTTCGCTCGCCGGGGGAGATGGGCGCCGACGTCGCGGTCGGAGAGGGCCAGGCGCTCGGGAACCTGTCGTCTTACGGCGGCCCTTACGTGGGGCTGTTTGCGACGAAGCTCGAGCTGGTGCGCCAGGTGCCGGGACGGATCGCGGGCCAAACGCTGGATGCAGACGGCCGCCGAGCCTACGTGTTGACCCTCCAGGCGCGCGAGCAGCACATCCGTCGCGCCAAGGCGACGTCGAACGTTTGCACCAACCAGACCCTGATGGCGATCGCGGCCGCCGTCCATCTGTCGTGGCTCGGCCCCCAGGGCCTCGCCCGGCTCGGCGAGGTGTGCATGCGCAGAACGGCCGCGGCCGCAGCCCGGCTGCAGGAGATCCCCGGCTGCACGGTTCGTTTCGCAGGTCCGCACTTCAAAGAGATCGTGCTGGAGACGCCCGTGGTGGCGGGGTCGTTGGTGCGCGCGCTGGCGAAGCGGGGTGTGCTCGCCGGTCCGGCCCTCGGCACCTGGTACCCGGATCTAGATAGGTGTCTGTTGGTTGCGGTGACGGAGAAGCGCACGGCGGCCGACATCGACGCTCTCGCCGAAGCGGTGGAGAAGGAGCTGGCGGAGCGGTGA
- the gcvPB gene encoding aminomethyl-transferring glycine dehydrogenase subunit GcvPB: MIFETSRPGRRAWSLPEVAVDAPELDDLLPVEHRRTAPPALPEVSELDLVRHYTRLSQRNWAIDVGPYPLGSCSMKYNPKIAEQAANLPGFATLHPFAGEELVQGALELLGTLERALCEATGMARLTFQPAAGAQGELTGLLMMRAFHASRNDQRAKVIIPDSAHGTNPASVSLAGYRAEEVRSDERGLVDLDALKAALDDETAGLMLTNPNTLGLFERDIKEIAAAVHRVGGLLYYDGANFNSIVGVVRPGDMGFDIVHLNLHKTFATPHGGGGPGSGPLAVSERLERFLPAPVLAPPAHEGDRWRWDHDRPDSIGRIHSFHGNFGINVRAYAYLRSLGPEGLRLVAERAVLNANYLKALIEEAFPTAYPGDCMHEFVSTAKPLKRHGVKAMDVAKRLIDLGYHPPTVYFPLVVDEALMVEPTETESKETIDGLAAALNQIASEAETNPDLLKGAPVTTPVRRPDEAKAARELRLRWSPE; this comes from the coding sequence TTGATCTTCGAGACCTCCCGCCCCGGACGGCGCGCCTGGTCGCTTCCGGAGGTGGCGGTCGACGCGCCGGAGCTAGACGATCTGCTCCCCGTGGAGCATCGGCGCACGGCTCCACCCGCGCTGCCGGAGGTAAGCGAGCTGGATCTGGTGCGTCACTACACGCGGCTTTCCCAGCGCAACTGGGCGATCGACGTAGGGCCGTACCCCCTGGGGTCGTGCAGCATGAAGTACAACCCGAAGATCGCCGAGCAGGCGGCGAACCTGCCGGGTTTCGCGACGCTGCACCCGTTCGCGGGCGAGGAGCTCGTCCAGGGAGCTTTGGAGCTTCTCGGCACTCTCGAGCGCGCACTGTGTGAAGCCACCGGGATGGCGCGCCTCACGTTCCAGCCCGCTGCGGGCGCTCAAGGCGAGCTCACGGGGCTTCTCATGATGCGCGCGTTCCACGCGAGCCGGAACGACCAGAGGGCCAAGGTCATCATCCCGGACTCCGCCCACGGCACGAACCCCGCGAGCGTGTCGCTTGCCGGCTATCGCGCCGAGGAGGTTCGCTCCGACGAGCGGGGCTTGGTCGACCTGGACGCGCTGAAGGCCGCGCTGGACGACGAGACCGCGGGCCTCATGCTCACCAACCCCAACACGCTCGGTCTCTTCGAGCGCGACATCAAAGAGATAGCGGCAGCCGTCCACCGCGTCGGCGGCCTGCTGTACTACGACGGCGCGAACTTCAACTCGATCGTCGGCGTCGTTCGGCCCGGCGACATGGGCTTCGACATCGTCCACTTGAACCTGCACAAGACGTTCGCGACCCCCCATGGCGGCGGCGGCCCGGGCTCTGGGCCCCTAGCCGTCTCCGAACGCCTCGAACGCTTCCTGCCAGCGCCCGTTCTCGCGCCTCCGGCACACGAGGGCGACAGGTGGAGGTGGGACCACGACCGGCCAGACTCCATCGGGCGGATCCACTCCTTCCACGGGAACTTCGGCATCAACGTCCGCGCGTACGCGTACCTGCGCTCGCTGGGACCCGAGGGGCTGCGGCTGGTCGCGGAGCGGGCTGTTCTGAACGCGAACTACCTGAAGGCGTTGATCGAAGAAGCGTTCCCCACGGCCTATCCGGGCGACTGCATGCACGAGTTCGTGTCGACCGCGAAGCCGCTCAAGAGGCACGGGGTGAAGGCTATGGATGTAGCCAAACGCTTGATCGACCTCGGCTATCACCCGCCGACCGTCTACTTCCCGCTCGTCGTCGACGAGGCTTTGATGGTGGAGCCGACGGAAACGGAATCGAAAGAGACGATCGACGGTCTCGCTGCAGCTCTGAACCAGATCGCGTCCGAGGCCGAGACGAACCCGGACCTGTTGAAGGGCGCGCCGGTCACCACGCCGGTGCGACGGCCGGACGAAGCCAAAGCTGCACGAGAGCTGAGGCTGCGCTGGTCGCCTGAGTAG
- a CDS encoding multicopper oxidase domain-containing protein codes for MTPFRLWFHYFMGGVVSSRSRVLVVLCVVLAALTGSVGTRAQVPVADGPGPQACDDPTNSVSLFAEELPGGRIGYGRSAGTAQVPGPTLEMTEGECLQVTLVNDTDKKLSMHAHGVAYTFASDGTPHNQGCVAPGRAKTYVFNAPGPSTRADGTIDPGTAGYWHYHDHCMGTNHGSGGVRSGLYGALIVRRAGDPEPDRKPVVLVMNQITFNNKVAPRTPMPIVNMGERVEFVVIGHGDLFHTFHLHAHRWADNRSGIITAPSDSARLIDNRTVGPADSFGFQVVAGEHVGPGAWMYHCHVQNHSDSGMEGLFVVRTAGGEMTEQTKAAIRRWKRGTRHHG; via the coding sequence ATGACCCCCTTCCGATTGTGGTTCCATTACTTCATGGGCGGGGTCGTCTCTTCTCGTAGTCGGGTCCTGGTCGTGCTATGCGTCGTGCTCGCGGCACTGACGGGCTCGGTCGGCACGCGCGCCCAGGTTCCGGTCGCAGATGGCCCCGGCCCCCAGGCGTGTGATGACCCCACCAACTCCGTGTCGTTGTTCGCCGAGGAGCTGCCGGGCGGACGTATCGGATACGGGCGCTCGGCGGGTACCGCGCAGGTTCCGGGACCTACCCTCGAGATGACTGAAGGTGAGTGTTTGCAGGTGACGTTGGTGAACGACACCGACAAGAAGTTGAGCATGCACGCGCACGGCGTGGCCTACACCTTCGCGAGCGACGGGACCCCTCACAACCAGGGCTGCGTCGCGCCCGGCCGGGCAAAGACCTACGTCTTCAACGCGCCGGGGCCCTCTACCCGCGCGGACGGGACGATCGATCCCGGTACCGCCGGCTACTGGCACTACCACGACCACTGCATGGGCACTAATCACGGCAGTGGCGGCGTTCGGAGCGGTCTTTACGGTGCCTTGATCGTTCGTCGCGCCGGGGACCCCGAACCGGATCGAAAGCCCGTCGTCCTCGTGATGAACCAGATCACCTTCAACAACAAGGTTGCGCCTCGCACTCCGATGCCGATCGTGAACATGGGCGAGCGTGTCGAGTTCGTCGTGATCGGACACGGCGATCTTTTCCACACCTTCCACTTGCACGCGCACCGCTGGGCCGACAACCGCTCGGGGATCATCACGGCACCATCGGACTCGGCGCGACTCATAGACAACAGGACCGTTGGACCCGCGGACTCGTTCGGGTTCCAGGTGGTGGCGGGTGAGCACGTGGGGCCGGGGGCGTGGATGTATCACTGCCACGTCCAGAACCACTCCGATTCGGGGATGGAGGGCCTCTTCGTCGTCAGGACCGCAGGCGGCGAGATGACCGAGCAGACGAAGGCCGCTATCCGGCGCTGGAAGCGCGGGACCCGACACCATGGCTGA
- a CDS encoding plastocyanin/azurin family copper-binding protein: protein MRRQAVLLFAFAGLIAASLVAALPERAEAASTTVSVRDNVFSPEEVRIDPGDTVLWAYDRGQNTHTVTSDERGEFASGDMRPGETYSHTFSQEGYYPYFCRYHGGRGGAGMAGLVIVGDPPEPPPTTTPSGEDRPRLVVPTEFPTIQKAADAANPGSTIVIRPGVYREAVIVKTPRLVIKGVDRFRTVLHGGDSKENGIIVDGVHDVTVKNLTVRNFLQNGVFFNDATGYAVSRVDSIKNRTYGIYAFNSYDGIIKKSFGWGSGDSAFYVGQCLGCSALIENVHSEMNYLGYSGTNATGVVIRDSTFVRNGAGVVPNTLPTEELSPNRGTTIIDNVIENNNYENIPAAGFSENVGIPFGTGVWLAGVHNNIVKKNVIRNHNRYGVLITQSIDEDSLPMNNRVRYNLIRSSRKYDLAWDGTGANNCFYKNDFTGPTGPPEAQTIYACPNRPFVGVPFPPVQADVAAAVANSQTREQEEPPEPDRPRCQKGAPGCTR, encoded by the coding sequence GTGCGGCGGCAGGCCGTCTTGCTGTTTGCGTTCGCAGGTCTGATCGCGGCGTCTCTTGTCGCCGCACTCCCGGAACGCGCCGAAGCCGCGTCGACGACGGTGTCGGTCCGTGACAACGTGTTCTCGCCGGAAGAGGTCCGGATCGACCCGGGTGACACGGTCCTGTGGGCGTACGACCGCGGGCAGAACACCCACACCGTCACCTCCGACGAACGCGGCGAGTTCGCGTCGGGGGACATGCGCCCGGGGGAGACGTACTCACACACGTTCAGCCAGGAGGGCTACTACCCGTACTTCTGCCGGTACCACGGCGGCCGCGGGGGAGCGGGCATGGCGGGCCTCGTGATCGTCGGTGACCCTCCGGAGCCGCCCCCGACCACGACCCCCTCGGGAGAAGACCGTCCTCGCCTCGTGGTTCCTACGGAGTTCCCCACGATCCAGAAAGCCGCAGACGCGGCCAATCCCGGCTCCACGATCGTGATCCGGCCCGGCGTCTACCGAGAGGCGGTCATCGTCAAGACGCCGCGTCTCGTGATTAAGGGCGTCGACAGGTTCAGAACCGTCCTTCACGGCGGGGACTCGAAGGAGAACGGGATAATCGTGGACGGCGTCCACGACGTGACGGTGAAGAACCTCACCGTCCGGAACTTCCTCCAGAACGGGGTCTTCTTCAACGACGCCACCGGGTACGCGGTGAGCCGCGTCGACTCGATCAAGAACCGTACCTACGGCATCTACGCCTTCAACTCCTACGACGGCATCATCAAGAAGTCATTCGGGTGGGGGAGCGGGGACTCAGCCTTCTACGTCGGCCAGTGCCTCGGCTGCTCCGCGCTTATCGAGAACGTTCACAGCGAGATGAACTATCTCGGTTACTCGGGCACCAACGCGACGGGTGTGGTGATCAGAGACTCGACCTTCGTGCGCAACGGCGCGGGCGTGGTTCCGAACACGCTTCCGACGGAGGAGCTGTCGCCGAACCGGGGCACCACGATCATCGACAACGTCATCGAGAACAACAACTACGAGAACATCCCGGCGGCGGGCTTCTCGGAGAACGTCGGCATCCCCTTCGGCACCGGTGTCTGGCTCGCGGGCGTTCACAACAACATCGTGAAGAAGAACGTGATCCGGAACCACAACCGGTACGGCGTGCTGATAACGCAGAGCATCGACGAGGACTCGCTGCCGATGAACAACCGCGTGCGCTACAACCTCATCCGGTCGTCGCGCAAGTACGACCTCGCGTGGGACGGAACGGGCGCGAACAACTGCTTCTACAAGAACGACTTCACCGGCCCCACCGGTCCTCCCGAAGCGCAGACGATCTATGCGTGCCCGAACCGGCCTTTCGTCGGAGTGCCGTTCCCGCCCGTCCAGGCGGACGTCGCCGCGGCGGTCGCGAACAGCCAGACCAGAGAGCAGGAAGAGCCGCCGGAGCCGGATCGGCCGCGGTGTCAGAAGGGCGCGCCCGGCTGCACGCGCTAG
- a CDS encoding iron-containing redox enzyme family protein produces the protein MRLPSARGPISESLVERLPGSPGGIAPIDEHGDPLFDDDFQLSLFVCYELHYRGFDEVSDGWEWEPSVIALRNELVAAFESALEAKVQRRQVRAEDVPAALKKLALASGGPSLSRYLEERATVEQFREFVMHRSIYHLREADPHTWVVPRLGGAPKAALVEIQADEYGGGILHRMHSSLFAGLMASFGLDNSYGAYVEQAPGATLATLNLMSTFGLHRRRRGAAVGHLALLEMDSSIPNRRYANGLRRLGFGGEVTRFYDEHVEADSVHEAIAAHDLAGALAVQEPELATDIVFGAEALAFVESYFAQTLLSAWEQDSTSLRQPAPHSR, from the coding sequence ATGCGGCTGCCGTCTGCACGAGGGCCCATAAGCGAGTCCCTCGTAGAGCGACTGCCGGGCTCGCCCGGAGGCATCGCTCCTATAGACGAGCACGGCGACCCGCTCTTCGACGACGACTTCCAGTTGTCGCTGTTCGTCTGTTACGAGCTCCACTACCGGGGGTTCGATGAGGTTTCGGACGGGTGGGAGTGGGAGCCCTCAGTCATCGCGCTCCGCAACGAGCTCGTTGCCGCTTTCGAGTCGGCTCTCGAAGCCAAGGTCCAGCGGCGGCAGGTTCGGGCCGAGGACGTCCCGGCAGCTCTGAAGAAGCTCGCGCTCGCGAGCGGCGGACCGTCGCTGTCGCGGTACCTGGAGGAGCGTGCGACGGTCGAGCAGTTCCGCGAGTTCGTGATGCACCGCTCGATCTATCACCTGCGCGAGGCGGACCCGCACACCTGGGTCGTGCCGCGCCTGGGCGGCGCGCCGAAGGCGGCACTGGTCGAGATCCAAGCCGACGAATACGGCGGGGGGATCTTGCACAGGATGCACTCGAGCCTTTTCGCCGGCTTGATGGCCTCCTTCGGGTTGGACAACTCCTACGGCGCCTACGTCGAGCAGGCGCCGGGGGCGACGTTGGCGACGCTCAACCTGATGTCGACCTTCGGGCTGCATCGCCGCCGCCGCGGAGCGGCCGTGGGACACCTCGCGCTTCTCGAGATGGATTCATCGATTCCTAACCGCCGCTACGCGAATGGGTTGCGCCGGCTGGGGTTCGGTGGAGAAGTGACTCGTTTCTACGACGAGCACGTCGAGGCGGATTCGGTCCACGAAGCGATCGCGGCTCATGACCTAGCAGGCGCTCTGGCGGTACAAGAGCCGGAGTTGGCGACGGACATCGTTTTCGGCGCGGAGGCCCTCGCGTTCGTCGAGAGCTACTTCGCACAGACGCTGTTGTCGGCGTGGGAGCAGGACTCGACCTCCTTGAGGCAGCCCGCGCCACACAGCAGATGA
- a CDS encoding glycosyltransferase family 2 protein, with translation MGAGLDLLEAARATQQMMPGDVSYVLPLKWQEDSELPELTSYLRWLSEQVAQVIVVDGSPPEVFAVHAREWGSHVLHVRPDPRLGFRNGKALGATTGVRLAETEAVVIADDDVRYDRRSLERVAALLRAHDLVRPQNFFDPLPWHAAWDSARSLINRSVATDYPGTLGIRKSLFERAGGYDGDVLFENLELIRTLRAAGGREAAPLDLYVRRRPPETSRFFDQRVRQAYDEFALPGRMAVWLSIVPALVWAARRRAYCHVAIAAGASVAVAEVGRRRGGGAAVFPARASLFAPAWLLERGVCMWLAVARRARDGGVRYADGVIERAATPMKELERRFG, from the coding sequence GTGGGAGCAGGACTCGACCTCCTTGAGGCAGCCCGCGCCACACAGCAGATGATGCCGGGGGACGTCTCCTACGTCCTTCCGCTCAAGTGGCAGGAAGACTCCGAGCTCCCGGAGCTGACGTCCTATCTGCGGTGGCTGTCGGAGCAGGTCGCCCAGGTGATCGTGGTAGACGGCTCACCGCCAGAGGTCTTTGCCGTCCACGCTCGCGAGTGGGGGAGCCACGTCCTCCACGTGCGCCCCGACCCCCGTCTTGGCTTCCGGAACGGCAAGGCGCTGGGAGCGACCACCGGCGTGCGTCTGGCGGAGACCGAAGCCGTCGTGATCGCGGACGACGACGTCCGCTACGACCGCCGCTCGTTAGAGCGGGTCGCGGCGTTACTGCGCGCCCACGATCTGGTGCGGCCACAGAACTTCTTCGACCCGCTGCCGTGGCACGCGGCGTGGGACAGCGCGCGGTCGCTGATCAACCGGTCGGTGGCGACGGACTACCCGGGCACGCTGGGGATCCGCAAGAGCCTCTTCGAGCGCGCCGGGGGTTACGACGGCGACGTCTTGTTCGAGAACCTCGAGCTGATCCGTACGCTTCGCGCCGCGGGCGGTCGGGAGGCGGCTCCACTCGACCTCTACGTGCGCAGGCGTCCCCCTGAGACCTCGCGCTTCTTCGACCAGCGGGTACGCCAGGCCTACGACGAGTTCGCTCTGCCCGGGCGGATGGCCGTGTGGCTCTCGATCGTGCCGGCGCTGGTCTGGGCCGCTCGGCGCCGCGCCTACTGCCACGTCGCGATCGCCGCCGGCGCGTCTGTCGCCGTGGCAGAGGTCGGGCGCCGAAGGGGAGGAGGAGCTGCGGTCTTCCCGGCCCGGGCCTCGCTGTTCGCTCCGGCCTGGCTGCTCGAACGGGGTGTCTGCATGTGGCTGGCCGTAGCTCGGCGGGCGAGGGACGGTGGCGTCCGCTACGCGGACGGGGTGATCGAGCGAGCCGCCACCCCGATGAAGGAGCTCGAGCGGCGCTTCGGCTAA